One part of the Vibrio hyugaensis genome encodes these proteins:
- a CDS encoding efflux RND transporter permease subunit — protein MSLSNFFINRPIFAWVISIVIMLSGIASIVSLPIAQYPTIAPPAVTISTSYPGASAKTIEDSVTQVIEQGMTGLDNLLYMASKSDSSGSASVTLTFSADTDPDIAQVQVQNSLQQVSNRLPTAVQNQGTSVTKSTSGFMSVTNLYSPDGSMSAGDIQDYANSNIKDILSRVNGVGEVTIFGPSYAMRIWLDPAKLNSYSLTPVDVSNAVSVQNSQVTVGQLGGTPAIDSQLINASITAQSLLTSVEEFEDILIKVDSDGSQIKLKDVARVELASEESSVIPAYMGKESSGIAITLATGANSLDTQNAVDAKLEQLSKGFPDGLELVKTTDNNLFIRLSISEVVKTLFEAVGLVFVVMLLFLQNLRATLIPTIAVPVVLLGTFGVMAMLGFSINTLTMFGLVLAIGLLVDDAIVVVENVERLMHEENLSPLEATKKSMGQITSALIGITMVLSVVFIPMAFMSGSTGVIYQQFSLTIVSAMVLSVVVALILTPVLCATLLKPVDKASSNKFFALFNQGFDKLSSQYRGSVKHALQRPLRFVFVYLMLFAGTAYLYNVLPSSFLPNEDQGDFMVMVTTPTGTTLQKTQEVMLDIKDYFEENESHTVDHVFTVSGFNFSGSGQNAAMAFIGMKDWSERTEPGTDVDSIIGRVMGEFSNYKHAQIFAFSSPAIRELGTSTGFNFYLEDVGAVGHDKLIEFRNQLLAAAAQSPLLQSTRPNGLEDTAQLFLDVDYEKAKVLGLEIDDINQSLSIAWASSYVNDFIDRGRSKKVYIQADAEYRMTPEDLNLWFVRNNNGEMVPISAFSTYHWGQGSPQLQRYNGNPAVEIVGEAASGYSTGEAMDEIDRLAAEISNDVQVSWTGMSYQEIEAGNQAPILYAISILMVFLCLAALYESWSIPIAIILVVPLGILGALAAIMLRGLENDVYFQVGVLTTIGLTAKNAILIIEFAKELYEKGVNIIDATVQACEMRLRPIIMTSLAFGLGVLPLVLSTGAGANARNAIGTSVLGGMMGATLLVIYFAPLFFVLICKLFKSDDKAKIANNAEQPN, from the coding sequence ATGTCCTTATCGAACTTCTTCATTAACAGACCCATTTTTGCTTGGGTGATTTCCATTGTCATTATGCTTTCAGGCATTGCGTCGATCGTATCCTTGCCTATCGCGCAATATCCGACGATTGCACCACCAGCCGTGACTATCTCAACGTCATACCCTGGCGCTTCAGCAAAAACAATTGAAGACAGCGTAACTCAGGTCATCGAACAAGGCATGACAGGGTTAGATAACTTGTTATACATGGCGTCTAAAAGTGACTCTTCTGGTAGTGCGAGTGTTACCTTAACGTTTAGTGCAGACACTGACCCCGATATCGCTCAGGTACAAGTTCAAAATAGCTTACAGCAAGTGAGTAATCGCCTGCCGACAGCGGTACAAAATCAAGGTACGTCTGTGACCAAGAGTACGTCAGGTTTTATGTCGGTAACCAACCTGTATTCTCCTGACGGCAGTATGAGTGCGGGTGATATTCAAGATTACGCAAATTCAAACATCAAAGATATCCTAAGTCGTGTGAACGGCGTGGGAGAAGTGACCATTTTCGGCCCATCCTATGCGATGCGTATCTGGTTAGACCCTGCCAAATTGAACAGCTACAGTCTCACACCTGTTGACGTTTCTAATGCGGTATCTGTTCAAAACAGTCAAGTAACGGTAGGACAATTAGGCGGAACGCCAGCCATTGATTCTCAGTTAATTAATGCCAGTATCACAGCACAAAGCCTATTAACTAGCGTTGAAGAGTTCGAGGATATCTTAATTAAAGTCGACAGTGACGGCTCTCAGATTAAGCTTAAAGATGTCGCTCGTGTAGAGTTAGCCAGTGAAGAATCTTCGGTTATACCTGCCTATATGGGTAAGGAGTCCTCTGGTATTGCAATCACTCTTGCAACTGGCGCGAACTCGTTAGACACACAAAATGCGGTTGATGCAAAACTTGAACAACTTTCAAAAGGGTTTCCGGATGGACTAGAACTGGTTAAAACAACCGATAACAACTTGTTTATCCGTTTATCCATCAGTGAAGTGGTCAAAACCCTCTTTGAAGCGGTTGGGCTTGTATTTGTCGTGATGTTGCTGTTTTTGCAAAACCTACGAGCAACTTTAATCCCAACCATCGCCGTACCAGTCGTACTGCTTGGCACCTTCGGTGTTATGGCCATGCTGGGGTTCTCGATCAATACACTCACCATGTTTGGTTTAGTCTTGGCTATCGGCCTTCTGGTTGATGACGCCATTGTTGTTGTGGAAAACGTTGAACGTTTAATGCATGAAGAGAATCTATCACCTCTTGAAGCAACCAAAAAATCAATGGGACAAATCACCAGTGCCTTAATCGGTATTACGATGGTGTTGTCGGTTGTATTTATTCCTATGGCCTTCATGTCAGGGTCAACGGGCGTTATCTACCAACAGTTCTCTTTGACGATTGTTTCGGCAATGGTGTTGTCTGTTGTTGTGGCATTGATTCTGACTCCCGTATTATGTGCAACGCTTCTAAAGCCTGTCGATAAAGCGTCGAGCAATAAATTTTTTGCACTGTTTAACCAAGGGTTCGACAAGCTATCCAGCCAATACCGAGGTTCAGTTAAACACGCTTTACAACGCCCACTGCGCTTCGTTTTTGTGTACCTGATGCTTTTTGCAGGCACGGCTTATCTATACAATGTGCTGCCAAGTTCATTTTTACCAAATGAAGACCAAGGTGACTTCATGGTCATGGTCACCACACCAACGGGGACCACATTACAAAAGACACAAGAAGTGATGTTGGATATCAAAGATTATTTTGAAGAGAACGAATCACATACCGTCGACCACGTGTTTACCGTGTCTGGATTCAACTTTTCAGGCTCTGGGCAAAATGCAGCGATGGCATTTATTGGCATGAAAGATTGGTCAGAAAGGACTGAACCCGGAACCGATGTGGATTCCATTATCGGTCGTGTAATGGGTGAGTTTTCAAATTACAAACATGCACAGATCTTTGCTTTTAGTAGCCCAGCAATTCGAGAACTTGGTACTTCAACGGGTTTTAACTTCTACCTAGAAGACGTGGGTGCTGTTGGCCATGACAAACTGATTGAGTTCAGAAACCAGTTACTGGCGGCGGCGGCTCAAAGTCCATTATTGCAAAGTACACGACCAAACGGCCTTGAGGATACCGCGCAACTATTCCTTGATGTCGACTATGAAAAAGCCAAAGTGCTAGGTCTAGAAATTGATGACATCAACCAATCATTGTCAATTGCTTGGGCATCGTCATACGTGAATGACTTCATCGATCGTGGTCGCTCTAAGAAGGTTTACATTCAAGCCGATGCTGAATATCGCATGACACCAGAAGACCTTAACCTATGGTTTGTGCGTAACAACAACGGTGAGATGGTGCCAATCTCGGCTTTCAGTACTTATCACTGGGGTCAAGGCTCTCCACAGTTACAACGTTATAACGGCAACCCTGCAGTAGAAATCGTCGGTGAAGCAGCTTCTGGTTACAGTACTGGTGAAGCGATGGATGAAATCGATAGATTAGCCGCAGAGATTTCAAACGATGTACAGGTGAGCTGGACGGGAATGTCCTATCAAGAGATCGAAGCAGGCAACCAAGCGCCAATTCTGTACGCGATCTCCATCTTGATGGTTTTCCTCTGTTTAGCTGCTTTGTATGAAAGCTGGAGTATTCCAATTGCGATTATTCTTGTTGTTCCACTTGGGATACTCGGCGCACTGGCTGCGATCATGTTGCGCGGGCTAGAAAACGATGTTTACTTCCAAGTGGGCGTTTTGACTACTATTGGTTTAACCGCCAAAAACGCAATTCTGATTATTGAGTTTGCTAAAGAGCTTTATGAAAAAGGCGTCAACATTATTGATGCAACGGTACAAGCTTGTGAAATGCGTCTGCGCCCAATCATTATGACGTCACTGGCGTTTGGACTCGGAGTGTTGCCATTAGTGCTTAGTACGGGAGCGGGTGCTAATGCTCGTAACGCGATTGGTACGTCAGTGCTGGGCGGCATGATGGGTGCGACATTATTGGTAATTTACTTCGCTCCGCTATTTTTTGTATTGATCTGCAAACTGTTCAAATCAGATGACAAAGCAAAAATAGCAAACAACGCCGAACAGCCCAACTAA
- a CDS encoding efflux RND transporter periplasmic adaptor subunit translates to MYIPNSLKLPLCLVLSSTLLLGCGEQAMEQRPAPGPLHVDVLDLTPTTLRLTTELPGRIAAFKQAEVRPQVTGILKSRLYKEGSQVEAGDVLYEIDPTTYQSNVNSAQAQLAKALTSEDTARKTTVRYQELLKKKLTSQQNFDDADAAYKEAQAEVAIRQAELDYANVELSYTKIKAPISGQAGLSLVSEGSLLTAEQSSYLTTIVQTANVYVDMQQSSLAITKIKKEFSTFTDKNAEIPVTITLEDGSAYNEAGHLEFSNTLVSDSTGTVTLRAIIPNPDNTLLAGMYVRAHISMPEARGYLVVPQSAVVRSQSGEPSVFVVNQDNKAVKKSVVLGNEVGNGWVVKEGLSSGEQVVITNIINMKNDVAVVVDSSTKSAVPALASEE, encoded by the coding sequence ATGTATATACCCAACTCGTTAAAATTGCCTCTATGCCTCGTGCTCTCTAGCACTTTATTGCTGGGTTGTGGCGAACAAGCTATGGAACAACGACCTGCCCCAGGCCCGCTTCATGTTGATGTTTTAGATTTGACCCCGACGACACTGCGTTTAACGACCGAGTTACCAGGGCGAATTGCTGCGTTCAAACAAGCAGAAGTGAGACCCCAGGTGACGGGTATTCTCAAGAGCCGTCTATACAAAGAGGGCTCTCAGGTAGAAGCAGGTGATGTACTTTATGAAATTGACCCAACCACTTATCAATCCAACGTTAACAGTGCACAAGCTCAACTAGCGAAAGCATTGACGAGCGAAGATACCGCTCGAAAAACAACGGTTCGTTATCAAGAACTACTTAAGAAAAAGTTAACCAGCCAGCAGAATTTTGATGATGCCGACGCAGCCTACAAGGAAGCCCAAGCTGAAGTTGCGATCCGCCAAGCAGAATTGGATTATGCAAATGTTGAACTGTCTTACACCAAAATCAAAGCGCCTATCTCAGGTCAAGCAGGCCTTTCTTTGGTATCCGAAGGCTCTTTATTGACCGCTGAACAGTCTTCTTACCTGACGACAATCGTACAAACCGCGAATGTTTACGTGGATATGCAACAATCTTCGCTAGCGATTACCAAAATCAAAAAAGAGTTTTCTACCTTTACGGACAAAAATGCTGAGATCCCAGTAACGATAACGTTAGAAGACGGCAGTGCTTACAATGAAGCGGGCCATTTAGAGTTTTCGAACACGCTGGTTTCGGACTCGACAGGGACGGTAACGCTACGCGCCATCATCCCAAACCCTGACAATACTTTACTAGCAGGTATGTACGTTCGTGCCCATATCTCGATGCCAGAAGCTCGAGGCTATCTCGTTGTTCCGCAATCTGCTGTGGTAAGAAGCCAGTCTGGTGAGCCTTCAGTATTTGTGGTTAACCAAGACAACAAGGCAGTGAAAAAATCAGTGGTTCTCGGTAATGAAGTTGGCAACGGTTGGGTAGTGAAAGAGGGGCTTTCTAGCGGTGAGCAAGTCGTCATCACCAATATCATCAATATGAAAAATGATGTTGCTGTTGTTGTCGATAGCAGTACAAAAAGTGCCGTTCCTGCTTTGGCGAGCGAGGAATAA
- a CDS encoding ABC transporter ATP-binding protein/permease has product MSRKNNKNLSILLKLNSFISPYKWRVATALIALVATASLTLSVGYGVRILIDQGFAQQSLQELTNAIQFIVGVTLCIAVGTFFRFYLVSSVGERVSADIRLAVFNHVITLHPSYFETNSSGDIMSRLTTDTTLLQSIIGSSFSMAMRSALMCIGAIIMLFATNFKLTLIVLASVPFVLVPILVFGRRVRALSRQSQDTMADVGSYAGEAIEHIKTVQSFGSEQHERAAFAVEVEKAYEVGRQRVKQRAILISGVIVIVFSAIAGMLWVGGSDVIHGKMSAGDLAAFVFYAIMVASSMATISEVMGELQRAAGATERLIEILQVESDISAPSNHLPISDSMPAEVTFDSVNFNYPSRLDQPAIKALDLTAEQGKVLALVGPSGAGKTTLFELLQRFYDPQQGQVLFGGEDIRQFDPNDLRRQMALVPQQPALFSHDVFHNIRYGNPDATDEQVIEAAKKAHAHEFIEKLPEGYHSFLGERGVRLSGGQKQRIAIARAILKDPKILLLDEATSALDSESEHHVQQALEALMKDRTTLIIAHRLSTIQHADKIAVLDGGELIDLGNHQSLMQSCELYQRLVALQFKHLE; this is encoded by the coding sequence ATGAGCCGTAAAAATAACAAAAATCTCAGCATTCTTCTTAAACTCAACTCCTTCATTTCACCTTATAAATGGCGTGTTGCGACTGCCTTAATTGCACTCGTTGCGACGGCAAGTCTAACCTTATCAGTTGGCTACGGCGTGCGTATCCTCATAGACCAAGGATTTGCTCAGCAGTCATTGCAAGAGCTCACCAATGCGATTCAGTTTATAGTTGGTGTCACTCTGTGTATTGCAGTTGGTACGTTCTTCCGTTTTTATCTTGTTTCATCAGTAGGTGAACGCGTCAGTGCGGATATACGTCTTGCAGTGTTTAACCACGTGATAACGCTGCATCCCAGTTATTTTGAGACCAACAGCAGCGGCGATATTATGTCTCGCCTCACCACGGATACGACTTTGCTGCAAAGCATTATTGGTTCGTCGTTTTCTATGGCAATGCGCAGCGCGTTAATGTGTATTGGTGCCATTATCATGTTGTTCGCGACTAACTTTAAGCTCACGTTAATTGTGCTTGCTTCCGTGCCATTTGTACTGGTTCCTATTCTGGTTTTTGGGCGACGTGTTCGTGCTCTATCCCGCCAGAGCCAAGACACAATGGCAGATGTGGGCAGCTACGCAGGTGAAGCAATTGAACATATCAAAACCGTGCAAAGCTTTGGCTCAGAACAGCATGAAAGAGCGGCGTTTGCCGTTGAGGTAGAAAAAGCCTATGAGGTCGGAAGACAACGCGTGAAGCAGCGCGCGATTTTGATATCTGGCGTTATTGTGATTGTGTTCAGCGCCATCGCTGGCATGCTTTGGGTAGGCGGTAGTGACGTTATCCACGGCAAAATGTCTGCGGGTGATCTAGCGGCATTTGTGTTCTATGCCATCATGGTTGCGTCTTCCATGGCCACCATTTCAGAAGTGATGGGTGAGTTACAGAGAGCCGCTGGTGCAACAGAAAGATTGATTGAGATTCTGCAAGTAGAAAGCGACATCAGCGCACCAAGCAACCACTTGCCGATCAGCGATAGCATGCCTGCAGAAGTGACGTTTGATTCGGTTAACTTCAACTACCCTTCTCGCCTAGACCAACCGGCTATCAAAGCATTAGACCTGACAGCTGAACAAGGTAAGGTGTTGGCGTTGGTTGGCCCATCTGGTGCGGGTAAAACAACTCTGTTTGAATTGCTGCAACGTTTCTACGACCCACAACAAGGACAAGTACTGTTTGGAGGTGAAGATATTCGACAATTCGATCCAAACGATCTTCGTCGCCAGATGGCATTAGTGCCACAACAGCCAGCTTTGTTTAGCCACGATGTGTTCCATAACATTCGTTATGGTAATCCAGATGCAACAGACGAACAGGTAATTGAAGCGGCCAAGAAAGCCCATGCGCATGAGTTTATCGAGAAGTTACCCGAAGGTTATCACAGCTTTTTGGGTGAGCGCGGCGTGAGGTTGTCTGGTGGGCAAAAGCAGCGGATTGCCATTGCCCGTGCGATTCTGAAAGATCCGAAAATCCTATTGCTTGATGAAGCCACCAGCGCACTAGACAGTGAAAGTGAACATCATGTTCAACAAGCGCTGGAGGCACTAATGAAAGACCGCACGACGTTGATCATTGCTCATCGTCTATCAACTATCCAACATGCGGATAAGATTGCGGTACTAGACGGTGGTGAGCTTATTGATCTCGGTAACCACCAATCGTTGATGCAAAGCTGTGAGTTGTATCAGCGCTTAGTGGCGCTGCAGTTTAAGCACTTGGAATAG
- a CDS encoding membrane protein, whose translation MNKIIMLVMGLLFTSRLFASIVPHASQLEHDAPILIRSVLIVGVAGFLIWKLFQYFKARLSSEQK comes from the coding sequence ATGAACAAAATTATTATGTTGGTGATGGGGCTGCTTTTTACCAGTCGATTATTTGCGAGTATTGTCCCGCATGCTAGCCAACTCGAGCATGATGCGCCTATTCTCATTCGCTCTGTTCTGATAGTGGGTGTCGCCGGGTTTCTCATTTGGAAGCTGTTCCAGTACTTCAAAGCAAGGCTATCTTCTGAACAAAAGTAA
- a CDS encoding glutathione S-transferase, producing MKHNSAPVLYSLHNCPYAIRARFALLKAQQSVRIRSIKRNNKPTEMLEASPKGSVPVLVIPKGASDKGSAKPRVLEESLDIMIWALSKNDPDNLLRTDNRDVLPHMLMVIEEFESRFIPALNAFGCAKRYHEDNTAELRKACERELAKLESRLTEHSYLFSDRETLVDIAILPFLRKYARIDKQWFRESPYPNLKAWLNRYIQSPQFSKVMKNYDLWLEERRDEYFGC from the coding sequence ATGAAGCACAACTCGGCCCCCGTTCTCTATTCTTTGCATAATTGCCCCTATGCGATACGGGCTCGATTTGCTCTACTAAAAGCGCAACAGTCCGTGCGTATTCGCTCAATAAAACGCAATAACAAACCAACAGAAATGTTAGAAGCTTCACCAAAGGGCAGTGTGCCCGTTTTAGTGATTCCCAAGGGAGCATCAGACAAAGGATCAGCAAAACCACGGGTACTGGAAGAGAGCCTGGATATTATGATTTGGGCTTTATCTAAGAATGACCCCGATAATCTATTGAGAACCGATAACCGAGACGTTTTACCTCACATGCTCATGGTGATCGAAGAATTTGAGTCTCGTTTTATCCCAGCACTCAACGCTTTTGGGTGCGCGAAGCGTTACCATGAAGACAACACGGCAGAGCTGCGTAAGGCATGTGAAAGAGAACTCGCCAAGCTCGAATCACGTTTGACCGAGCATTCATATTTGTTCTCGGATCGCGAGACGTTAGTTGATATCGCGATACTGCCTTTTCTACGCAAATATGCTCGGATCGATAAGCAGTGGTTTCGCGAAAGTCCATATCCCAACTTAAAAGCATGGCTGAACCGTTATATTCAAAGTCCGCAGTTTTCCAAAGTCATGAAAAACTATGACTTGTGGCTTGAGGAGCGAAGAGATGAGTACTTTGGGTGTTAA
- a CDS encoding metal-dependent hydrolase, which yields MDPLTQGLLGASLSQSTSKKQHLVVAGVLGMLAGMAPDLDVLIRSSNDPLLFLEYHRQFTHSMIFIPIGGFICALVLHQLIAKRCGLSFKQSVWYCTLGYATHGLLDACTSYGTQLFWPITDVRYAWNTVSVIDPAFTLPVFLFLLFAIRKRNPWYAHFALFWAFAYLMFGMIQRDRAEEVGWALAEQRQHKPIRLEAKPSFANLLVWKVIYETQENYYVDAVRAGKSVKTYAGESIAKLDVTKDFPWLDPQSQQAKDIERFRWFSNGFIARDPNDELGVIDVRYSMIPNQINALWSIQLSPAISGASHVEYTTRRDISPESKQAFIGMLRGVD from the coding sequence ATGGACCCGTTAACTCAAGGGTTACTGGGTGCATCATTATCCCAGTCAACGAGTAAGAAACAACACTTGGTTGTTGCTGGTGTATTGGGAATGCTTGCTGGAATGGCTCCGGATTTAGATGTGCTAATTCGTTCATCAAACGATCCGCTGCTGTTTTTGGAATACCACCGACAGTTTACCCACTCAATGATCTTTATCCCCATTGGCGGTTTTATTTGTGCTTTGGTATTACACCAACTCATCGCCAAGAGGTGCGGATTGTCGTTTAAACAAAGCGTGTGGTACTGCACCTTAGGCTACGCCACTCACGGGTTACTCGATGCTTGCACCAGCTATGGCACACAGCTTTTTTGGCCGATAACCGATGTCCGTTATGCGTGGAATACGGTATCGGTGATTGATCCTGCTTTTACGCTCCCCGTTTTTCTATTCCTCCTATTCGCGATACGGAAGCGAAACCCTTGGTATGCGCATTTCGCTTTATTCTGGGCGTTTGCCTATCTCATGTTTGGCATGATTCAACGAGACAGAGCAGAAGAGGTTGGTTGGGCGCTGGCGGAACAAAGACAACATAAGCCAATACGGCTAGAAGCCAAACCTTCGTTCGCCAACTTGCTGGTCTGGAAAGTAATCTACGAAACGCAAGAGAACTACTATGTGGACGCGGTAAGGGCAGGGAAATCAGTAAAAACCTATGCTGGAGAGTCTATCGCCAAGCTAGATGTGACTAAAGACTTTCCGTGGTTAGATCCTCAATCACAACAAGCCAAAGACATAGAGCGCTTTCGCTGGTTTTCAAATGGCTTTATTGCGAGAGATCCTAACGACGAACTGGGTGTCATTGATGTGCGTTACTCAATGATACCAAATCAGATTAACGCGTTGTGGAGTATCCAATTATCACCCGCCATAAGTGGGGCTAGTCATGTCGAGTACACAACGCGTCGCGATATTTCTCCCGAATCTAAGCAAGCCTTTATAGGTATGCTTAGAGGCGTTGATTGA
- a CDS encoding CLCA_X family protein, whose translation MQLTSFKYKTRKGPDYRHGDQVSFIDIKETFGIGGIRIGKWVNNEEKALAANLIFDSLADLAYLLALPPSAIGLRGNLNLAFGTGGSKGVQAHYAPNQRELALAKNAGAGALAHEFWHAFDHYIAEKAFDIGDRSGPQRQIIFASDCWLQNTTLLPHPLNERLLEIFDATLLTLDGQDRHDYVSRSVRADKAMGTRYFSQPTEMMARAFEAVVESCSGIENSYLVSGTTQPDNLVIYPDLQHRQIIHKALQAYFRPLGDALSR comes from the coding sequence TTGCAGTTAACCAGCTTTAAATACAAAACACGCAAAGGTCCTGACTATCGTCATGGTGACCAAGTGTCATTCATTGATATTAAAGAGACGTTTGGCATCGGCGGGATTCGCATTGGTAAATGGGTCAACAATGAAGAAAAAGCGCTCGCGGCGAACTTGATATTCGATTCGTTGGCCGATCTGGCTTACCTATTGGCATTACCCCCTTCTGCTATTGGGCTTCGTGGTAATTTGAACCTTGCATTCGGTACTGGCGGGAGCAAAGGTGTTCAAGCCCATTACGCCCCTAATCAACGTGAGTTGGCTTTGGCAAAAAATGCGGGTGCGGGTGCGCTTGCTCATGAGTTTTGGCACGCTTTCGACCACTACATCGCAGAGAAAGCCTTCGACATTGGTGATAGATCTGGTCCTCAGCGCCAAATCATTTTCGCGAGTGATTGCTGGCTACAAAATACCACCCTTTTACCTCACCCTTTAAACGAACGTTTGCTCGAGATTTTTGACGCGACGTTACTTACGCTTGATGGTCAAGATCGGCATGATTACGTCTCGCGCAGTGTAAGAGCAGACAAAGCGATGGGAACGCGTTATTTCTCGCAACCCACTGAGATGATGGCAAGAGCGTTTGAAGCGGTAGTCGAATCCTGCTCCGGCATAGAAAATTCCTATTTGGTTTCTGGGACGACTCAGCCTGACAACCTCGTTATTTATCCAGACTTACAACACAGACAAATCATTCACAAAGCGCTGCAAGCCTATTTCCGCCCGCTTGGTGATGCGTTAAGTCGCTGA
- a CDS encoding MFS transporter, whose protein sequence is MTSKEILQIRNVRYFLMFRSSYFARFYYPVFTLLYLDYGLTLSQFAMLNVVWAATIVLAEVPSGAFADTLGRKRLVVLSSIVMFIEIAMIAFVPTGNPTFVFVVFLINRVLSGLAMALASGADEALAYDTLKQQGKEALWPRVLQIQLRIASSVSIVVTLVGAAMYDVNFMASAYQFLGLAEPETTQDIMRIPVYATLFVAMVAIYAAFSMREEKKVIPSSESKLASIMASMKLTLNTAKWVLSTPYVLFILLYYSLFEHTSRMFLTMNSQYYRAIDIPIIYFGFIGAGISLLQIILAGQSRRLAESMAPKTFIAVMGLATMATYYWISLGWSIYGVIPALILIFIIMTMNIFISYHLNKNTESHNRATVLSFKGLMFNLGYGLIGMLYAYYYKLLSQNYTEEQIEQHIDFIASLSSFFYYFTFLFLAISVFFYFKDKKQAIF, encoded by the coding sequence ATGACGTCGAAAGAGATCCTTCAAATACGCAACGTCCGCTACTTCTTAATGTTTAGAAGTAGCTACTTTGCGCGCTTCTACTACCCAGTATTCACTCTGCTCTATTTAGACTACGGGCTAACTTTGTCTCAATTTGCCATGCTAAACGTGGTTTGGGCAGCCACTATTGTACTTGCCGAAGTCCCATCAGGTGCCTTTGCCGATACGTTAGGGCGAAAAAGACTGGTGGTCTTGTCTTCCATCGTCATGTTTATCGAAATCGCAATGATCGCCTTTGTCCCTACCGGGAACCCCACTTTTGTTTTCGTTGTGTTTTTGATTAACCGAGTATTAAGTGGCTTAGCGATGGCGTTGGCAAGTGGTGCCGATGAAGCACTGGCTTACGACACCTTGAAACAACAAGGCAAAGAAGCGTTGTGGCCACGAGTGTTACAGATCCAACTTCGTATTGCTTCGAGCGTTAGTATTGTTGTCACGCTCGTTGGTGCGGCGATGTATGATGTAAACTTTATGGCTAGCGCCTATCAATTCCTCGGGTTGGCTGAGCCAGAAACGACTCAAGACATCATGCGCATCCCCGTCTACGCGACATTGTTTGTTGCGATGGTCGCGATCTACGCTGCATTTAGCATGAGAGAAGAGAAAAAGGTGATACCAAGCAGCGAAAGCAAGCTGGCTTCAATCATGGCAAGCATGAAGCTGACGCTCAATACGGCTAAATGGGTACTTTCCACGCCTTATGTGCTGTTCATTTTGCTTTACTACAGTTTGTTCGAACACACATCGCGAATGTTTTTGACCATGAACAGTCAGTACTATCGTGCGATTGATATTCCAATTATCTACTTCGGCTTTATCGGTGCTGGCATCAGCCTATTACAAATTATCTTGGCTGGTCAAAGTCGTCGTTTGGCAGAGAGCATGGCACCGAAGACGTTTATTGCAGTGATGGGGCTCGCGACGATGGCGACCTACTATTGGATTAGTCTAGGATGGTCGATATACGGTGTAATTCCTGCTCTGATCCTGATCTTTATTATTATGACGATGAACATCTTTATCAGTTATCACCTTAATAAAAACACCGAATCACACAATAGAGCCACCGTACTAAGTTTTAAAGGTTTGATGTTTAACCTAGGTTACGGCTTGATCGGCATGTTGTATGCCTACTACTACAAGTTGCTATCGCAGAACTATACCGAGGAGCAGATAGAACAACACATCGATTTCATCGCATCGCTGTCTTCATTCTTCTACTACTTCACGTTTTTATTTCTCGCCATCAGTGTGTTTTTCTACTTTAAAGACAAGAAGCAGGCGATTTTTTAG